One segment of Taeniopygia guttata chromosome 17, bTaeGut7.mat, whole genome shotgun sequence DNA contains the following:
- the GOLGA2 gene encoding golgin subfamily A member 2 isoform X9, protein MADGSRQSRLAAAKKKLKEYQQKNSPGATAGTKKKRKTKESSRPATPTADDQQSPENIQNILKVLVSDLNRSNGVAIPSLDKRKAYFDSDVATRSAEQLAPDVPVLSNSNSLPSCGSVLPAPESMQLTQMNEAADHKNALDENRSFSSTEGLRQLSEQLNGLVSQSASYVNGESAVSSTNIKEMEKQQNQEAVNQLEKEKKEFEQKFSKEQAALREQLQVHIQTIGILVSEKSELQTALGHTQQAARQKSGEAESLAARLHSSRQRVSELERTLSSISTQQKQSEKHNKELVKERDNLKLELYKRSKSSEEIKQQNSELSEKVHSLVSQNSAMKLDVEDLQKKLEMAELMIQQFSSQGGSLDANQQLQMALEEKASLETQVAQLSESLRQLQAERDQYVEKLREEGSIWQQRVQQLSEQVHTMAEEKEKHMAKIQELEDKVAELLSTSVKPMDIEPASPPGPTAAELGLQEEIQRLQQEKEELQGQYQAQVRDNEQLSHLNREQEERLLELEKTVQRYSEEAVDRQQILEDMQSDKATISRALSQNRDLKEQLAELQNGFVKLTNENMEVTSALQSEQHVKKELAKRLGQLQENLAELKETLELKTQEARGLQEQRDQCYSHLQQYTLAFQQLAAEKDELHKQFLLQTQLMDRLQHEEVQGKVTVEMHLKELQQTKESLEAVAKENKELQAQISQLAAEMDGRILHQLEEGDEAMTEEIQKPSLVIPEKFESHDEMVAFVTSAMSQVEQEREDLRKQLAAQKQQCRTLLQQITALRQEQQHHVMLDGGSIMDTVPVEVHEALKTAMDKLQLRFTELMREKADLKERLEELEHRCIQLSGETDTIGEYIALYQSQRAILKQRHQEKEEYISRLAQDKEEMKMKLLELQDLVMRLVRERNEWYSKYVAAAQNPELLASQTEGVLPAERRIELNATDGAGLREVNLSDEAEHEAAVHQSGFPPADSRAVQPNQEDPTAKQIMQLLREIQNPQERLGSLLENPCIPFFYRADENDEVKIMVV, encoded by the exons ATGGCGGACGGCAGCAGGCAGAGCCGGTTGGCCGCGGCCAAGAAGAAG CTGAAGGAATATCAGCAGAAGAACAGCCCTGGAGCAACTGCAGGAACTAAGAAAAAACGCAAAACTAAAGAAAGCAGCAGACCTGCGACTCCCACCGCTGATGACCAGCAGTCTCCAGAGAAT ATTCAGAACATTCTGAAGGTGCTGGTGTCAGACCTTAACCGCTCCAATGGGGTAGCCATACCCTCATTGGACAAGAGGAAG GCATACTTTGACAGTGATGTTGCCACTCGTAGTGCTGAACAGCTTGCTCCCGATGTCCCTGTGCTATCTAACAGCAACAGCCTCCCTAGTTGTGGTTCTGTTCTGCCTGCTCCTGAGAGCATGCAGCTGACACAG ATGAATGAAGCTGCGGATCATAAAAATGCTTTGGATGAGAACAG GTCTTTCTCGTCAACAGAGGGTCTCCGTCAGTTGTCTGAACAACTCAATGGCCTGGTTTCCCAG TCTGCATCGTATGTGAATGGAGAAAGTGCTGTTTCTTCCACAAATATTAAGGAAATGGAA AAACAGCAGAACCAAGAAGCAGTGAATCAGCTGGAGAAG GAAAAGAAGGAGTTTGAACAGAAATTTTCTAAAGAGCAAGCAGCACTGAGGGAACAGTTACAG gTTCATATCCAGACCATTGGAATTCTCGTTTCTGAGAAGTCTGAGTTGCAGACAGCCCTTGGGCACACTCAGCAAGCTGCACGGCAGAAATCAG GAGAAGCTGAAAGCCTTGCTGCCCGTTTACATTCGTCTCGCCAGCGAGTCTCGGAGCTGGAGCGCACTTTGTCCTCCATCTCCACGCAGCAAAAGCAGTCAGAGAAG cATAATAAAGAATTAGTGAAGGAGCGAGACAACCTGAAACTGGAACTGTACAAACGAAG caAAAGTAGTGaggaaataaaacagcagaatTCAGAGCTGTCAGAGAAAGTTCActccctggtgtcccagaaCTCAGCTATGAAGTTGGATGTGGAAGATTTGCAGAAGAAATTGGAAATGGCTGAACTGATGATTCAACAG TTCTCAAGCCAGGGAGGAAGTCTGGATGcaaaccagcagctgcagatggCTCTGGAGGAGAAGGCAAGCCTAGAAACCCAGGTAGCTCAG CTCTCAGAGTCACTCCgccagctgcaggcagaaagAGATCAGTATGTGGAGAAACtgagggaggaggggagcaTTTGGCAGCAGCGAGTGCAGCAGCTCTCTGAGCAG GTCCACACaatggcagaggagaaggagaaacaCATGGCCAAAATTCAGGAGCTGGAAGACAAAGTTGCAGAGCTGTTGAGCACATCAG TGAAGCCCATGGATATTGAGCCTGCCTCACCACCGGGCCCCACGGCAGCTGAGCTGGGTCTGCAGGAGGAGATCCAGcggctgcagcaggagaaggaggagctgcaggggcagtACCAGGCCCAGGTCCGGGACAACGAGCAGCTGAGCCACCTCAACcgggagcaggaggagcggctgctggagctggagaaaACCGTGCAGCGCTACAGTGAGGAGGCTGTGGACAGGCAGCAGATCCTGGAGGACATGCAGAGTGACAAGGCCACAATCAGTAGGGCACTGAGCCAGAACCGGGATCTGAAGGAGcagctggctgagctgcagaatGGGTTTGTCAAACTG ACAAATGAAAACATGGAGGTTACAAGTGCCCTACAGTCAGAGCAACACGTAAAGAAAGAGCTGGCCAAGAGGCttgggcagctgcaggagaaCCTGGCAGAGCTCAAGGAGACG ctggagctgaagacaCAGGAGGCCCGTGGCCTGCAGGAGCAGCGGGACCAGTGCTACAGCCACCTGCAGCAGTACACCCTGGCCTTCCAGCAGCTCGCTGCCGAGAAGGATGAACTGCACAAGCAATTCCTGCTTCAGACACAGCTCATGGACCGCCTGCAGCACGAGGAGGTCCAGGGGAAAGTGACAGTGGAAATGCACCTGAAAGAGCTGCAGCAGACAAAG GAAAGTCTAGAAGCTGTAgccaaggaaaacaaagagctGCAGGCCCAGATCAGtcagctggcagcagaaatGGACGGCAGGATTTTGCACCAATTAGAGG AAGGTGATGAAGCAATGACTGAAGAAATCCAAAAACCTTCTCTTGTGATCCCAGAGAAGTTTGAAAGCCATGATGAAATG GTCGCTTTCGTGACCTCTGCCATGTCCCAAGTGGAGCAGGAGCGAGAAGATCTGAGGAAGCAGCTGGCTGCTCAGAAGCAGCAGTGCAGAACCCTCCTGCAGCAAATCACAGCTCTTAGGCAGGAGCAGCAACATCATGTCATGCTGGATGGAG GCTCCATTATGGATACTGTTCCAGTGGAGGTTCACGAGGCTTTGAAAACTGCTATGGACAAGCTACAG TTGCGTTTCACAGAGCTGATGCGTGAGAAGGCTGACCTGAAGGAgcggctggaggagctggagcaccGCTGCATCCAGCTGTCCGGAGAGACTGACACCATTG GGGAGTACATTGCACTGTACCAGAGTCAAAGGGCTATCCTCAAACAGCGGCATCAGGAGAAAGAGGAGTATATCAGCAGGCTCGCTCAGGATAAGGAAGAGATGAAG ATGAAACTACTGGAACTGCAGGACTTAGTGATGCGCCTGGTCAGGGAAAGAAATGAATGGTACAGCAAGTATGTAGCAGCTGCTCAGAACCCAGAGTTGCTGGCAAGCCAGACTGAAGGTGTGCTTCCAGCAGAGAGGCGCATCGAGCTGAACGCCACCGACGGAGCAG GGTTACGAGAGGTGAATCTGTCAGATGAAGCAGAACACGAGGCTGCTGTTCATCAATCCGGTTTCCCCCctgctgacagcagagctgtgcagccaAACCAAGAGGACCCCACAGCAAAGCAAATAATGCAGCTGCTCAGAGAAATCCAGAACCCTCAGGAGAGGCTGGGCTCCCTGCTGGAAAACCCATGCATTCCCTTCTTCTACCGTGCTGATGAGAATGATGAGGTCAAGATCATGGTAGTTTAA
- the GOLGA2 gene encoding golgin subfamily A member 2 isoform X2: MADGSRQSRLAAAKKKLKEYQQKNSPGATAGTKKKRKTKESSRPATPTADDQQSPENIQNILKVLVSDLNRSNGVAIPSLDKRKAYFDSDVATRSAEQLAPDVPVLSNSNSLPSCGSVLPAPESMQLTQMNEAADHKNALDENRSFSSTEGLRQLSEQLNGLVSQSASYVNGESAVSSTNIKEMETRYQELAVALDSSNLTNKQLVTKIEELKQQNQEAVNQLEKEKKEFEQKFSKEQAALREQLQVHIQTIGILVSEKSELQTALGHTQQAARQKSGEAESLAARLHSSRQRVSELERTLSSISTQQKQSEKHNKELVKERDNLKLELYKRSKSSEEIKQQNSELSEKVHSLVSQNSAMKLDVEDLQKKLEMAELMIQQFSSQGGSLDANQQLQMALEEKASLETQVAQLSESLRQLQAERDQYVEKLREEGSIWQQRVQQLSEQVHTMAEEKEKHMAKIQELEDKVAELLSTSVKPMDIEPASPPGPTAAELGLQEEIQRLQQEKEELQGQYQAQVRDNEQLSHLNREQEERLLELEKTVQRYSEEAVDRQQILEDMQSDKATISRALSQNRDLKEQLAELQNGFVKLTNENMEVTSALQSEQHVKKELAKRLGQLQENLAELKETLELKTQEARGLQEQRDQCYSHLQQYTLAFQQLAAEKDELHKQFLLQTQLMDRLQHEEVQGKVTVEMHLKELQQTKESLEAVAKENKELQAQISQLAAEMDGRILHQLEEGDEAMTEEIQKPSLVIPEKFESHDEMVAFVTSAMSQVEQEREDLRKQLAAQKQQCRTLLQQITALRQEQQHHVMLDGGSIMDTVPVEVHEALKTAMDKLQLRFTELMREKADLKERLEELEHRCIQLSGETDTIGEYIALYQSQRAILKQRHQEKEEYISRLAQDKEEMKMKLLELQDLVMRLVRERNEWYSKYVAAAQNPELLASQTEGVLPAERRIELNATDGAGLREVNLSDEAEHEAAVHQSGFPPADSRAVQPNQEDPTAKQIMQLLREIQNPQERLGSLLENPCIPFFYRADENDEVKIMVV; the protein is encoded by the exons ATGGCGGACGGCAGCAGGCAGAGCCGGTTGGCCGCGGCCAAGAAGAAG CTGAAGGAATATCAGCAGAAGAACAGCCCTGGAGCAACTGCAGGAACTAAGAAAAAACGCAAAACTAAAGAAAGCAGCAGACCTGCGACTCCCACCGCTGATGACCAGCAGTCTCCAGAGAAT ATTCAGAACATTCTGAAGGTGCTGGTGTCAGACCTTAACCGCTCCAATGGGGTAGCCATACCCTCATTGGACAAGAGGAAG GCATACTTTGACAGTGATGTTGCCACTCGTAGTGCTGAACAGCTTGCTCCCGATGTCCCTGTGCTATCTAACAGCAACAGCCTCCCTAGTTGTGGTTCTGTTCTGCCTGCTCCTGAGAGCATGCAGCTGACACAG ATGAATGAAGCTGCGGATCATAAAAATGCTTTGGATGAGAACAG GTCTTTCTCGTCAACAGAGGGTCTCCGTCAGTTGTCTGAACAACTCAATGGCCTGGTTTCCCAG TCTGCATCGTATGTGAATGGAGAAAGTGCTGTTTCTTCCACAAATATTAAGGAAATGGAA ACACGTTACCAGGAGCTGGCAGTAGCCCTGGATTCCAGCAATCTAACTAACAAACAGCTCGTTACAAAGATAGAGGAATTG AAACAGCAGAACCAAGAAGCAGTGAATCAGCTGGAGAAG GAAAAGAAGGAGTTTGAACAGAAATTTTCTAAAGAGCAAGCAGCACTGAGGGAACAGTTACAG gTTCATATCCAGACCATTGGAATTCTCGTTTCTGAGAAGTCTGAGTTGCAGACAGCCCTTGGGCACACTCAGCAAGCTGCACGGCAGAAATCAG GAGAAGCTGAAAGCCTTGCTGCCCGTTTACATTCGTCTCGCCAGCGAGTCTCGGAGCTGGAGCGCACTTTGTCCTCCATCTCCACGCAGCAAAAGCAGTCAGAGAAG cATAATAAAGAATTAGTGAAGGAGCGAGACAACCTGAAACTGGAACTGTACAAACGAAG caAAAGTAGTGaggaaataaaacagcagaatTCAGAGCTGTCAGAGAAAGTTCActccctggtgtcccagaaCTCAGCTATGAAGTTGGATGTGGAAGATTTGCAGAAGAAATTGGAAATGGCTGAACTGATGATTCAACAG TTCTCAAGCCAGGGAGGAAGTCTGGATGcaaaccagcagctgcagatggCTCTGGAGGAGAAGGCAAGCCTAGAAACCCAGGTAGCTCAG CTCTCAGAGTCACTCCgccagctgcaggcagaaagAGATCAGTATGTGGAGAAACtgagggaggaggggagcaTTTGGCAGCAGCGAGTGCAGCAGCTCTCTGAGCAG GTCCACACaatggcagaggagaaggagaaacaCATGGCCAAAATTCAGGAGCTGGAAGACAAAGTTGCAGAGCTGTTGAGCACATCAG TGAAGCCCATGGATATTGAGCCTGCCTCACCACCGGGCCCCACGGCAGCTGAGCTGGGTCTGCAGGAGGAGATCCAGcggctgcagcaggagaaggaggagctgcaggggcagtACCAGGCCCAGGTCCGGGACAACGAGCAGCTGAGCCACCTCAACcgggagcaggaggagcggctgctggagctggagaaaACCGTGCAGCGCTACAGTGAGGAGGCTGTGGACAGGCAGCAGATCCTGGAGGACATGCAGAGTGACAAGGCCACAATCAGTAGGGCACTGAGCCAGAACCGGGATCTGAAGGAGcagctggctgagctgcagaatGGGTTTGTCAAACTG ACAAATGAAAACATGGAGGTTACAAGTGCCCTACAGTCAGAGCAACACGTAAAGAAAGAGCTGGCCAAGAGGCttgggcagctgcaggagaaCCTGGCAGAGCTCAAGGAGACG ctggagctgaagacaCAGGAGGCCCGTGGCCTGCAGGAGCAGCGGGACCAGTGCTACAGCCACCTGCAGCAGTACACCCTGGCCTTCCAGCAGCTCGCTGCCGAGAAGGATGAACTGCACAAGCAATTCCTGCTTCAGACACAGCTCATGGACCGCCTGCAGCACGAGGAGGTCCAGGGGAAAGTGACAGTGGAAATGCACCTGAAAGAGCTGCAGCAGACAAAG GAAAGTCTAGAAGCTGTAgccaaggaaaacaaagagctGCAGGCCCAGATCAGtcagctggcagcagaaatGGACGGCAGGATTTTGCACCAATTAGAGG AAGGTGATGAAGCAATGACTGAAGAAATCCAAAAACCTTCTCTTGTGATCCCAGAGAAGTTTGAAAGCCATGATGAAATG GTCGCTTTCGTGACCTCTGCCATGTCCCAAGTGGAGCAGGAGCGAGAAGATCTGAGGAAGCAGCTGGCTGCTCAGAAGCAGCAGTGCAGAACCCTCCTGCAGCAAATCACAGCTCTTAGGCAGGAGCAGCAACATCATGTCATGCTGGATGGAG GCTCCATTATGGATACTGTTCCAGTGGAGGTTCACGAGGCTTTGAAAACTGCTATGGACAAGCTACAG TTGCGTTTCACAGAGCTGATGCGTGAGAAGGCTGACCTGAAGGAgcggctggaggagctggagcaccGCTGCATCCAGCTGTCCGGAGAGACTGACACCATTG GGGAGTACATTGCACTGTACCAGAGTCAAAGGGCTATCCTCAAACAGCGGCATCAGGAGAAAGAGGAGTATATCAGCAGGCTCGCTCAGGATAAGGAAGAGATGAAG ATGAAACTACTGGAACTGCAGGACTTAGTGATGCGCCTGGTCAGGGAAAGAAATGAATGGTACAGCAAGTATGTAGCAGCTGCTCAGAACCCAGAGTTGCTGGCAAGCCAGACTGAAGGTGTGCTTCCAGCAGAGAGGCGCATCGAGCTGAACGCCACCGACGGAGCAG GGTTACGAGAGGTGAATCTGTCAGATGAAGCAGAACACGAGGCTGCTGTTCATCAATCCGGTTTCCCCCctgctgacagcagagctgtgcagccaAACCAAGAGGACCCCACAGCAAAGCAAATAATGCAGCTGCTCAGAGAAATCCAGAACCCTCAGGAGAGGCTGGGCTCCCTGCTGGAAAACCCATGCATTCCCTTCTTCTACCGTGCTGATGAGAATGATGAGGTCAAGATCATGGTAGTTTAA
- the GOLGA2 gene encoding golgin subfamily A member 2 isoform X1, whose product MADGSRQSRLAAAKKKLKEYQQKNSPGATAGTKKKRKTKESSRPATPTADDQQSPENIQNILKVLVSDLNRSNGVAIPSLDKRKAYFDSDVATRSAEQLAPDVPVLSNSNSLPSCGSVLPAPESMQLTQMNEAADHKNALDENRSFSSTEGLRQLSEQLNGLVSQSASYVNGESAVSSTNIKEMETRYQELAVALDSSNLTNKQLVTKIEELKQQNQEAVNQLEKEKKEFEQKFSKEQAALREQLQVHIQTIGILVSEKSELQTALGHTQQAARQKSGEAESLAARLHSSRQRVSELERTLSSISTQQKQSEKHNKELVKERDNLKLELYKRSKSSEEIKQQNSELSEKVHSLVSQNSAMKLDVEDLQKKLEMAELMIQQFSSQGGSLDANQQLQMALEEKASLETQVAQLSESLRQLQAERDQYVEKLREEGSIWQQRVQQLSEQVHTMAEEKEKHMAKIQELEDKVAELLSTSAVKPMDIEPASPPGPTAAELGLQEEIQRLQQEKEELQGQYQAQVRDNEQLSHLNREQEERLLELEKTVQRYSEEAVDRQQILEDMQSDKATISRALSQNRDLKEQLAELQNGFVKLTNENMEVTSALQSEQHVKKELAKRLGQLQENLAELKETLELKTQEARGLQEQRDQCYSHLQQYTLAFQQLAAEKDELHKQFLLQTQLMDRLQHEEVQGKVTVEMHLKELQQTKESLEAVAKENKELQAQISQLAAEMDGRILHQLEEGDEAMTEEIQKPSLVIPEKFESHDEMVAFVTSAMSQVEQEREDLRKQLAAQKQQCRTLLQQITALRQEQQHHVMLDGGSIMDTVPVEVHEALKTAMDKLQLRFTELMREKADLKERLEELEHRCIQLSGETDTIGEYIALYQSQRAILKQRHQEKEEYISRLAQDKEEMKMKLLELQDLVMRLVRERNEWYSKYVAAAQNPELLASQTEGVLPAERRIELNATDGAGLREVNLSDEAEHEAAVHQSGFPPADSRAVQPNQEDPTAKQIMQLLREIQNPQERLGSLLENPCIPFFYRADENDEVKIMVV is encoded by the exons ATGGCGGACGGCAGCAGGCAGAGCCGGTTGGCCGCGGCCAAGAAGAAG CTGAAGGAATATCAGCAGAAGAACAGCCCTGGAGCAACTGCAGGAACTAAGAAAAAACGCAAAACTAAAGAAAGCAGCAGACCTGCGACTCCCACCGCTGATGACCAGCAGTCTCCAGAGAAT ATTCAGAACATTCTGAAGGTGCTGGTGTCAGACCTTAACCGCTCCAATGGGGTAGCCATACCCTCATTGGACAAGAGGAAG GCATACTTTGACAGTGATGTTGCCACTCGTAGTGCTGAACAGCTTGCTCCCGATGTCCCTGTGCTATCTAACAGCAACAGCCTCCCTAGTTGTGGTTCTGTTCTGCCTGCTCCTGAGAGCATGCAGCTGACACAG ATGAATGAAGCTGCGGATCATAAAAATGCTTTGGATGAGAACAG GTCTTTCTCGTCAACAGAGGGTCTCCGTCAGTTGTCTGAACAACTCAATGGCCTGGTTTCCCAG TCTGCATCGTATGTGAATGGAGAAAGTGCTGTTTCTTCCACAAATATTAAGGAAATGGAA ACACGTTACCAGGAGCTGGCAGTAGCCCTGGATTCCAGCAATCTAACTAACAAACAGCTCGTTACAAAGATAGAGGAATTG AAACAGCAGAACCAAGAAGCAGTGAATCAGCTGGAGAAG GAAAAGAAGGAGTTTGAACAGAAATTTTCTAAAGAGCAAGCAGCACTGAGGGAACAGTTACAG gTTCATATCCAGACCATTGGAATTCTCGTTTCTGAGAAGTCTGAGTTGCAGACAGCCCTTGGGCACACTCAGCAAGCTGCACGGCAGAAATCAG GAGAAGCTGAAAGCCTTGCTGCCCGTTTACATTCGTCTCGCCAGCGAGTCTCGGAGCTGGAGCGCACTTTGTCCTCCATCTCCACGCAGCAAAAGCAGTCAGAGAAG cATAATAAAGAATTAGTGAAGGAGCGAGACAACCTGAAACTGGAACTGTACAAACGAAG caAAAGTAGTGaggaaataaaacagcagaatTCAGAGCTGTCAGAGAAAGTTCActccctggtgtcccagaaCTCAGCTATGAAGTTGGATGTGGAAGATTTGCAGAAGAAATTGGAAATGGCTGAACTGATGATTCAACAG TTCTCAAGCCAGGGAGGAAGTCTGGATGcaaaccagcagctgcagatggCTCTGGAGGAGAAGGCAAGCCTAGAAACCCAGGTAGCTCAG CTCTCAGAGTCACTCCgccagctgcaggcagaaagAGATCAGTATGTGGAGAAACtgagggaggaggggagcaTTTGGCAGCAGCGAGTGCAGCAGCTCTCTGAGCAG GTCCACACaatggcagaggagaaggagaaacaCATGGCCAAAATTCAGGAGCTGGAAGACAAAGTTGCAGAGCTGTTGAGCACATCAG CAGTGAAGCCCATGGATATTGAGCCTGCCTCACCACCGGGCCCCACGGCAGCTGAGCTGGGTCTGCAGGAGGAGATCCAGcggctgcagcaggagaaggaggagctgcaggggcagtACCAGGCCCAGGTCCGGGACAACGAGCAGCTGAGCCACCTCAACcgggagcaggaggagcggctgctggagctggagaaaACCGTGCAGCGCTACAGTGAGGAGGCTGTGGACAGGCAGCAGATCCTGGAGGACATGCAGAGTGACAAGGCCACAATCAGTAGGGCACTGAGCCAGAACCGGGATCTGAAGGAGcagctggctgagctgcagaatGGGTTTGTCAAACTG ACAAATGAAAACATGGAGGTTACAAGTGCCCTACAGTCAGAGCAACACGTAAAGAAAGAGCTGGCCAAGAGGCttgggcagctgcaggagaaCCTGGCAGAGCTCAAGGAGACG ctggagctgaagacaCAGGAGGCCCGTGGCCTGCAGGAGCAGCGGGACCAGTGCTACAGCCACCTGCAGCAGTACACCCTGGCCTTCCAGCAGCTCGCTGCCGAGAAGGATGAACTGCACAAGCAATTCCTGCTTCAGACACAGCTCATGGACCGCCTGCAGCACGAGGAGGTCCAGGGGAAAGTGACAGTGGAAATGCACCTGAAAGAGCTGCAGCAGACAAAG GAAAGTCTAGAAGCTGTAgccaaggaaaacaaagagctGCAGGCCCAGATCAGtcagctggcagcagaaatGGACGGCAGGATTTTGCACCAATTAGAGG AAGGTGATGAAGCAATGACTGAAGAAATCCAAAAACCTTCTCTTGTGATCCCAGAGAAGTTTGAAAGCCATGATGAAATG GTCGCTTTCGTGACCTCTGCCATGTCCCAAGTGGAGCAGGAGCGAGAAGATCTGAGGAAGCAGCTGGCTGCTCAGAAGCAGCAGTGCAGAACCCTCCTGCAGCAAATCACAGCTCTTAGGCAGGAGCAGCAACATCATGTCATGCTGGATGGAG GCTCCATTATGGATACTGTTCCAGTGGAGGTTCACGAGGCTTTGAAAACTGCTATGGACAAGCTACAG TTGCGTTTCACAGAGCTGATGCGTGAGAAGGCTGACCTGAAGGAgcggctggaggagctggagcaccGCTGCATCCAGCTGTCCGGAGAGACTGACACCATTG GGGAGTACATTGCACTGTACCAGAGTCAAAGGGCTATCCTCAAACAGCGGCATCAGGAGAAAGAGGAGTATATCAGCAGGCTCGCTCAGGATAAGGAAGAGATGAAG ATGAAACTACTGGAACTGCAGGACTTAGTGATGCGCCTGGTCAGGGAAAGAAATGAATGGTACAGCAAGTATGTAGCAGCTGCTCAGAACCCAGAGTTGCTGGCAAGCCAGACTGAAGGTGTGCTTCCAGCAGAGAGGCGCATCGAGCTGAACGCCACCGACGGAGCAG GGTTACGAGAGGTGAATCTGTCAGATGAAGCAGAACACGAGGCTGCTGTTCATCAATCCGGTTTCCCCCctgctgacagcagagctgtgcagccaAACCAAGAGGACCCCACAGCAAAGCAAATAATGCAGCTGCTCAGAGAAATCCAGAACCCTCAGGAGAGGCTGGGCTCCCTGCTGGAAAACCCATGCATTCCCTTCTTCTACCGTGCTGATGAGAATGATGAGGTCAAGATCATGGTAGTTTAA